The proteins below are encoded in one region of candidate division WOR-3 bacterium:
- a CDS encoding FAD:protein FMN transferase: MKWLLVAASGLIFFSGCSQPGYVVDETEMGFGSYIRICARGKTKEETDKAVHRAFAEMQRLDTLWSIFFDKSEVAQLNRLRKMLVSKETRDLIVKGIAMGEETNGAFDITVEPLMRLWGFYDGNYRVPESTDIVETKKHVDYRQIVVDGDSVILGEGVNLDLGGIAVGYAVDRAVAIMESLGLIEGLVDAGGDIRVFGEKVWRIGVQNPRGEGVVRVLKLKNQAVSTSGDYENFFEVNNKRYCHIVNPKTGYPATRWVAVAVVAPSALEADVYSTTLFACGDDGAKIFRKKQVYLPGEMEYTGYAALLFEMQGDSVVVKKVGRINE, encoded by the coding sequence GTGAAGTGGTTGCTTGTTGCAGCATCAGGTTTAATCTTTTTTAGCGGCTGTTCACAGCCCGGTTATGTGGTTGACGAGACCGAGATGGGGTTTGGAAGTTATATCCGGATTTGTGCCCGGGGGAAAACAAAGGAGGAGACCGATAAGGCGGTGCATAGGGCTTTTGCCGAGATGCAACGGCTGGATACTTTATGGTCTATCTTTTTTGATAAGAGTGAGGTGGCACAGCTGAACCGTTTGCGCAAGATGCTGGTTTCAAAAGAGACCCGCGATTTGATTGTTAAAGGGATAGCAATGGGTGAAGAGACAAACGGCGCCTTTGACATTACGGTTGAACCGCTGATGCGGTTATGGGGATTTTATGACGGAAATTACCGGGTGCCGGAAAGTACCGATATAGTTGAGACAAAAAAACATGTTGACTATCGCCAGATCGTAGTTGATGGTGATAGTGTAATACTTGGTGAAGGTGTTAATCTTGATTTGGGTGGCATTGCGGTTGGTTATGCGGTTGACCGGGCGGTGGCAATTATGGAGTCTCTGGGTTTGATTGAAGGTTTGGTAGATGCCGGGGGTGATATCAGGGTTTTTGGGGAAAAAGTGTGGCGGATTGGTGTACAGAATCCGCGAGGCGAAGGTGTGGTAAGGGTACTCAAGTTGAAAAATCAAGCGGTTTCAACTTCAGGCGATTATGAGAATTTCTTCGAAGTTAACAACAAACGCTACTGCCATATAGTCAATCCGAAAACCGGTTATCCAGCGACGCGCTGGGTTGCGGTTGCGGTTGTGGCACCAAGCGCTCTGGAAGCGGATGTTTACTCGACAACCCTTTTTGCTTGCGGTGATGATGGGGCAAAGATTTTCCGAAAAAAGCAGGTTTACTTGCCGGGCGAAATGGAATATACAGGGTATGCGGCACTTCTCTTTGAGATGCAGGGTGATTCAGTGGTTGTAAAGAAGGTGGGGAGGATAAATGAATAA
- a CDS encoding L-seryl-tRNA(Sec) selenium transferase, translating into MGLSEEEKKERLRQLPAVDRVLGDDRLSPVVSRLHPRLAKWVVRRYLEEVRAKILNGEDFEFDVEELRMRLAQNRKPSLVRAINGLGVVLHTGLGRAPLARVAQQALIEVSENFCTLEINLTDGRRGSRYRHIEPLLCELTGAEAAMVVNNNCAATLLILSTIAKNKEVIVSRGQLIEIGGSFRIPDVMRQSGCKMVEVGTTNRTHLRDYEGAITPETGAILRVHTSNYRIVGFTKEVGLEELVALGRKHQIPVIDDLGSGALIDLAKYGLPKEPVVAESIAQGADVVCFSGDKLIGAGQAGIIVGKKVLIDRMKKNPLTRALRCDKLTYAVLERTLELFLDEERAIREHALFQVVLKPLAQMQEEAQTLLRLVGEQLKDKADFAIKPTKAEVGGGSLATETLDSIALSVKPKEISVDELAKRLRFYSIPVFARVANDELLLDFRTIRSDEVSIVGDALIWALTKGDVLDVSGTFKGG; encoded by the coding sequence ATGGGATTGAGTGAAGAGGAAAAAAAGGAGCGGTTGCGCCAGTTGCCGGCGGTGGACAGGGTTCTGGGCGATGATAGGTTGTCCCCGGTTGTGAGCCGTTTGCATCCCCGATTGGCGAAATGGGTGGTCAGGCGGTATCTTGAGGAGGTGCGTGCCAAGATTCTCAACGGGGAAGATTTTGAGTTTGATGTTGAAGAGTTGCGGATGCGGTTGGCGCAGAACCGTAAACCCAGTCTGGTCCGGGCAATAAACGGGTTAGGTGTGGTTTTACACACCGGGTTGGGTCGCGCACCTCTTGCCCGGGTGGCACAGCAGGCGTTGATTGAGGTCAGTGAAAATTTTTGTACTCTGGAGATTAACCTTACCGATGGGAGAAGGGGAAGCCGGTATCGTCATATCGAGCCGCTACTTTGTGAGTTGACCGGAGCAGAAGCGGCGATGGTCGTGAACAACAACTGTGCCGCCACCCTGCTTATTCTCTCCACGATTGCAAAGAATAAAGAGGTGATTGTCTCACGGGGGCAGTTGATTGAGATTGGTGGTTCGTTCCGGATTCCGGATGTGATGCGGCAGAGTGGGTGCAAGATGGTGGAGGTGGGAACTACCAATCGCACCCATCTACGGGATTACGAGGGCGCCATTACACCGGAAACTGGAGCGATTTTACGGGTGCACACCTCTAACTACCGTATTGTTGGCTTTACCAAGGAAGTAGGGTTGGAGGAACTGGTGGCGCTGGGGCGGAAGCATCAGATTCCGGTGATAGATGATTTAGGCTCGGGCGCCTTGATTGACCTTGCGAAGTATGGCTTGCCCAAAGAGCCGGTAGTTGCCGAGTCAATTGCCCAAGGGGCGGATGTTGTTTGTTTCTCCGGTGATAAACTTATTGGTGCCGGACAGGCAGGGATTATTGTCGGCAAGAAGGTGCTGATTGACCGGATGAAAAAGAACCCGCTGACCCGCGCGTTGCGCTGTGACAAACTGACCTATGCGGTTCTCGAAAGAACCTTAGAACTTTTTCTGGATGAAGAACGAGCAATACGAGAACACGCTCTGTTTCAGGTTGTTTTAAAGCCACTTGCGCAGATGCAGGAGGAGGCGCAAACGCTGTTACGGTTGGTCGGTGAACAGTTAAAGGATAAAGCAGATTTCGCCATTAAACCGACAAAAGCAGAGGTCGGCGGCGGTTCTCTCGCGACCGAGACGCTGGATTCAATTGCTTTGTCGGTAAAACCGAAGGAAATCTCGGTTGACGAACTGGCAAAAAGGCTCCGGTTTTACTCAATACCGGTTTTTGCCCGGGTGGCAAACGATGAACTGCTACTTGACTTCCGCACTATCCGGAGTGACGAGGTTTCAATTGTGGGCGATGCCCTGATCTGGGCACTGACGAAAGGAGATGTGTTAGATGTTTCCGGTACTTTTAAGGGTGGGTAA
- a CDS encoding Gx transporter family protein → MGLPDKRSRIAIYGALALGLYTVENFLPTPLPWLRVGIANVAVVLALDELGVIGAVVVFCIKLILGSIITGRFLTPFFFFGAVGGVISLAAMILVRVLGRRMFSVVGISVAGGVFHNIGQLLVARFVLIQSSALWRFFPVLVLFGVGTGIFIGILARLVQSRVKEYA, encoded by the coding sequence ATGGGATTACCAGATAAAAGAAGCCGGATAGCGATTTATGGGGCTCTTGCCCTTGGGCTATACACCGTGGAGAACTTCCTGCCCACACCTTTGCCGTGGTTGCGGGTCGGAATTGCGAATGTAGCGGTGGTTCTGGCGCTCGATGAGTTAGGGGTCATTGGTGCGGTTGTTGTCTTTTGCATAAAGTTGATTCTTGGTTCGATTATCACCGGAAGATTCCTTACGCCTTTTTTCTTTTTCGGTGCGGTCGGAGGTGTTATTTCGCTGGCAGCGATGATTCTGGTCCGGGTTTTGGGTCGCAGGATGTTCAGTGTTGTGGGAATAAGTGTTGCGGGTGGTGTATTTCACAATATTGGCCAGCTTCTTGTTGCCCGGTTTGTATTAATTCAGAGTTCGGCGCTGTGGCGGTTTTTCCCGGTGCTCGTTCTGTTCGGTGTGGGCACTGGTATATTTATCGGCATTCTTGCCCGATTAGTTCAGTCACGGGTAAAAGAATATGCTTGA
- a CDS encoding DUF4321 domain-containing protein → MKSRGVRSGGRSIGLLILAVIVAGIAGSILSYFLSGLFPPGPVRDFFFKSMQIGVPTFTLNLGFATLTFGISFALTTFAVLLLILAIYLWYRF, encoded by the coding sequence ATGAAAAGTCGAGGAGTGCGTTCGGGTGGCAGGTCAATTGGGCTTTTAATTCTGGCGGTAATTGTGGCGGGAATTGCCGGCAGCATACTCTCTTATTTTCTTTCCGGACTATTTCCGCCTGGTCCGGTACGCGATTTCTTTTTCAAGTCGATGCAGATTGGTGTACCAACTTTTACACTGAATCTTGGGTTTGCGACATTAACATTCGGGATTTCATTTGCCTTAACTACTTTTGCTGTCCTTTTGTTGATTCTGGCAATCTATCTCTGGTATCGGTTTTAG
- a CDS encoding NusG domain II-containing protein: MKIFKAGDIILIAFFLVLGAGGAVLIWNRAGSGDVCVIKSVEGVQTIALPADTVVTLNGPVGRTVVEVRGKQVRVRDSDCRNKICVRTGWIQSSGQLSVCAPNRVMVQVKSGDGVDGITR, encoded by the coding sequence GTGAAGATATTTAAGGCTGGTGATATTATCTTGATTGCGTTTTTTCTTGTCCTGGGAGCAGGCGGTGCTGTTTTAATCTGGAACAGGGCGGGGTCAGGTGATGTTTGTGTGATTAAATCGGTTGAAGGGGTTCAGACGATTGCCCTGCCGGCCGATACAGTTGTCACCCTTAATGGACCGGTGGGAAGAACGGTTGTTGAGGTGCGAGGTAAACAGGTTAGGGTACGGGATTCGGATTGCCGGAATAAAATATGTGTCAGGACCGGCTGGATTCAAAGTTCAGGACAGCTGAGCGTGTGTGCGCCCAATCGGGTGATGGTTCAGGTTAAAAGTGGTGATGGTGTTGATGGGATTACCAGATAA
- the amrS gene encoding AmmeMemoRadiSam system radical SAM enzyme, producing MNKEARYYATEDGRVRCFLCPNRCLIAPGKLGRCLGRKNINGKLFATNYGEVVSMAVDPIEKKPLYHFYPGVEIFSVATYGCNLRCPFCQNWEISQEVAPSRYVEPDELLKLVVQSGCRFIAWTYSEPVIWFEYLLDAGSLMHKAGIKNVLVTNGMINPEPLRELLPIVDAMNIDLKSIRKEFYQDYIHGDLETVLNTIKTARTRCLVELTTLLIPGKNDSEAEIAELTDFVAGLGRETVLHLSRFFPRYRVDEPPTALDTLIRAAEIAAKKLDYVYLGNVAIGERFRDTFCPGCKAKLVDRSEYRGRVVGVKDGHCQRCGRKVDIVL from the coding sequence ATGAATAAAGAGGCGAGGTACTATGCAACGGAAGATGGAAGGGTGCGTTGTTTTTTGTGTCCGAATCGGTGTTTGATTGCACCGGGAAAGTTGGGGCGGTGTCTGGGCAGGAAAAACATCAACGGCAAACTTTTTGCCACAAATTATGGTGAAGTGGTATCGATGGCGGTTGACCCGATTGAAAAGAAGCCGCTTTACCACTTTTATCCCGGGGTGGAGATTTTTTCGGTCGCAACTTACGGTTGTAATCTACGGTGTCCTTTCTGTCAGAACTGGGAAATTTCCCAGGAGGTGGCACCCAGTCGTTATGTTGAGCCTGATGAACTATTGAAACTGGTTGTGCAGTCGGGGTGCCGGTTTATCGCCTGGACCTATTCCGAACCGGTAATCTGGTTTGAGTATTTACTGGATGCCGGCAGTTTGATGCATAAGGCGGGAATTAAGAATGTACTGGTTACGAATGGGATGATTAACCCCGAGCCGCTAAGGGAGCTTTTACCAATAGTTGATGCGATGAACATCGATTTGAAATCTATTAGAAAGGAGTTTTATCAGGATTATATCCACGGCGACCTTGAGACCGTTTTAAATACAATAAAGACGGCACGAACGAGATGTCTTGTGGAATTGACAACACTGTTGATTCCCGGGAAAAACGATTCAGAGGCAGAGATTGCTGAATTGACCGATTTTGTTGCCGGTCTGGGCCGGGAAACGGTGTTGCACTTATCCCGTTTTTTCCCCCGATACCGGGTAGATGAACCGCCCACAGCGCTGGATACGCTAATTCGAGCCGCAGAGATTGCGGCAAAGAAACTGGACTATGTGTATTTAGGTAATGTTGCGATTGGCGAGAGGTTTCGGGACACATTCTGTCCAGGATGTAAGGCAAAATTGGTTGACCGTAGTGAGTACCGGGGCAGGGTTGTTGGGGTGAAAGATGGTCACTGTCAGCGTTGTGGCAGGAAGGTTGATATAGTTTTGTGA
- the lgt gene encoding prolipoprotein diacylglyceryl transferase, giving the protein MFPVLLRVGNFQLYSYGVMLFISFILGIAFVESRAKRFGVDPRKITDLALWVLLAVVFGARFFYVAFHWEEFQHNLIDTIKFWGNPPGLSGLMFYGGFLGGFVAGLLYVWLNRLPVVKLLDAVAPAVVLGEGFTRIGCFLNGCCFGKPTDSFLGVIFPPNSAAGAQFPGQPIYPTQLFSSFAGFVLFGIALLLERRKLKPGVLFAIILILYSLFRFGIDFVRFYENEANFWGNQIVALGLTLIGVVLLAIFQRRK; this is encoded by the coding sequence ATGTTTCCGGTACTTTTAAGGGTGGGTAACTTTCAACTTTACTCTTATGGTGTTATGCTCTTTATTTCGTTTATCCTGGGCATTGCCTTTGTCGAAAGCCGGGCAAAGCGGTTTGGCGTTGACCCCAGGAAGATAACCGACCTTGCGTTGTGGGTGCTTCTGGCGGTTGTATTTGGAGCGCGTTTTTTCTATGTAGCATTCCACTGGGAGGAGTTTCAACACAACCTGATTGATACGATTAAGTTCTGGGGCAACCCGCCTGGGCTTTCTGGTTTGATGTTCTACGGTGGGTTTCTCGGCGGATTTGTTGCCGGGTTGCTGTATGTCTGGCTCAACCGCCTGCCGGTGGTGAAACTGCTTGATGCGGTGGCGCCCGCGGTAGTACTGGGTGAAGGGTTTACAAGGATTGGCTGTTTTCTCAATGGGTGTTGCTTTGGCAAGCCTACAGATTCGTTCCTCGGGGTGATATTTCCTCCCAACTCAGCAGCGGGTGCCCAGTTTCCCGGGCAACCGATTTATCCCACCCAGCTGTTTTCCTCTTTTGCCGGATTTGTTCTGTTTGGAATCGCCCTGCTGCTGGAACGCAGAAAACTCAAGCCCGGTGTGTTGTTTGCAATCATTTTAATTCTCTATTCGCTTTTCCGGTTTGGCATTGATTTTGTTCGTTTTTACGAGAACGAGGCAAACTTCTGGGGCAATCAGATTGTCGCATTGGGTTTGACATTGATTGGTGTGGTACTCCTCGCCATCTTTCAGCGCCGTAAATGA
- a CDS encoding ComF family protein — protein MSFFRAVFARAKRLFQPFVDFLFPPICYGCDEEIEQGLICDSCRLLLFTSELDVCERCGRPCLPDAGRCGCCDPPLALSRIRAVGVYGKPFLGLIQALKYQEKTALVPILGGALALLVEQDSGLKQADRICPVPLHPARLRERGYNQALLLAKEVARITHIPFADLLVRKKNTPSQTKQISNESRFKNVRGAFGMKNGERLDGMRLILIDDVMTTGATLSAAAEELRKAGAAEVMGLVVAAAVGS, from the coding sequence ATGAGTTTTTTCAGGGCGGTTTTTGCCCGGGCAAAACGATTATTTCAGCCTTTTGTCGATTTTCTTTTCCCGCCGATTTGCTATGGTTGTGATGAAGAGATTGAACAGGGGTTGATATGCGACTCCTGCCGGCTTTTGCTTTTTACCAGCGAACTGGATGTTTGCGAGCGATGTGGCAGACCCTGTTTGCCGGATGCGGGCAGATGCGGTTGTTGTGACCCGCCCCTGGCGTTAAGCCGGATTCGTGCGGTCGGGGTTTATGGAAAGCCTTTTTTAGGTTTAATTCAGGCGTTGAAGTACCAGGAGAAAACGGCGCTGGTGCCGATTTTAGGCGGGGCGTTGGCACTTTTGGTGGAGCAGGATAGTGGCTTAAAACAGGCGGATAGAATTTGCCCGGTGCCACTGCATCCGGCAAGGTTGCGGGAAAGGGGTTACAATCAGGCGTTGCTTCTGGCTAAGGAGGTGGCGCGGATAACCCATATTCCATTTGCTGACCTTCTGGTGCGTAAAAAGAACACACCCAGTCAGACAAAACAAATAAGCAATGAGAGTCGATTTAAAAATGTAAGAGGGGCATTTGGAATGAAGAACGGCGAGCGGTTGGACGGGATGCGATTAATACTTATTGATGATGTGATGACAACCGGTGCAACCCTTTCGGCTGCGGCTGAAGAGTTGCGCAAGGCGGGTGCGGCAGAGGTTATGGGATTGGTTGTTGCGGCAGCGGTTGGTTCATAA
- a CDS encoding M23 family metallopeptidase: MLKPRPLLESAKVRPRKSSTVRLLIVLGVIILSTIIFSLLRPRRQRMATSSTPSPPLPLIAKSFAVQPGEILPFVFNRAEVPNHVVDQVIGALKEFGFNFRRIRPGDSVILLYRRDSLVQILYWRNYDSIYRIDIDSGPPTVTLTSLPIDIVPTVIKGTITGSLYQSIINLGEKPSLVAAYTEIFDWEIDFFSETQPGDSFVILVPRKYIDSVIVGYGQIIAARYKGAVGEFTAFHFTDPEGNTDYYNPDGLSMRKLFLKSPLRFSRISSFFGNRYHPIRRLRALHQGIDYAAPIGTPVSCVADGRVISAGWSGGYGRLVRVGHRDGYETRYGHLSGFGKGVKTGAPVTQGQIIGYVGSTGLSTGPHLHYEVRKFGRPVNPLRLNPPRAAALKLAYLPAFRAYRDSLLAIMNQPLPQQPIP; encoded by the coding sequence ATGCTGAAACCCCGCCCTCTTCTTGAATCGGCAAAGGTTAGACCCCGCAAAAGCAGTACCGTTCGCTTACTCATCGTTTTAGGCGTGATTATCCTTAGTACCATCATCTTTTCGCTCTTGCGACCGCGGCGGCAGCGAATGGCAACTTCTTCTACCCCATCGCCACCTCTGCCACTAATTGCGAAAAGCTTTGCCGTTCAGCCCGGAGAAATTCTGCCCTTTGTTTTCAACCGTGCCGAAGTTCCCAACCATGTTGTAGACCAGGTTATTGGTGCCTTAAAAGAGTTCGGTTTCAACTTCCGCCGAATCAGACCCGGTGACAGCGTTATCCTGCTTTATCGTCGTGACTCGCTTGTTCAGATTCTCTACTGGCGCAACTACGACTCAATCTACCGAATTGATATCGACTCCGGACCACCTACTGTTACCTTAACTTCCCTTCCCATCGACATAGTTCCCACTGTCATTAAAGGCACCATCACCGGTTCACTGTATCAGTCGATAATAAACTTAGGAGAAAAACCAAGTCTCGTTGCCGCTTATACCGAAATCTTTGATTGGGAAATTGACTTCTTCTCCGAAACCCAACCCGGTGACTCATTTGTAATATTGGTTCCCCGAAAATACATTGACTCGGTGATAGTGGGCTATGGGCAAATTATCGCTGCCCGTTACAAAGGTGCGGTCGGTGAATTCACCGCCTTCCATTTTACCGACCCAGAAGGAAACACCGACTACTACAATCCGGACGGGTTGTCGATGCGCAAACTCTTTCTGAAATCACCCTTGCGCTTCTCGCGTATCTCTTCCTTCTTTGGCAACCGTTACCACCCTATCCGCCGTTTGCGTGCGCTCCATCAAGGCATTGACTATGCTGCACCCATCGGTACACCGGTCTCCTGCGTTGCGGACGGTCGTGTCATCTCTGCTGGTTGGTCGGGCGGTTATGGTCGCCTGGTGCGGGTTGGCCACCGTGACGGTTACGAAACCCGTTATGGCCATCTCAGTGGCTTTGGCAAAGGTGTCAAAACCGGTGCCCCGGTAACTCAGGGACAGATTATCGGCTATGTTGGCTCAACCGGACTCTCTACTGGTCCCCACCTGCACTATGAGGTACGCAAATTTGGCCGTCCGGTCAATCCTTTGCGGCTGAACCCACCACGGGCGGCGGCGCTTAAACTTGCTTACCTGCCGGCTTTTCGTGCCTATCGCGACAGTCTGCTTGCAATTATGAACCAACCGCTGCCGCAACAACCAATCCCATAA